One region of Armigeres subalbatus isolate Guangzhou_Male chromosome 3, GZ_Asu_2, whole genome shotgun sequence genomic DNA includes:
- the LOC134226001 gene encoding zinc finger protein 791-like isoform X3, with protein sequence MVVGSEAVRKNLENNSKKICRLCLGKDVRLTRPFENEGGPDDDLLQRIYECTTVKVMLKDSYPVAICAICDTKLKEYSRFRDRCIENDELLHNILDEGDKDEEESNDEVKVISPEQLISTEIRPLEFQESSEIRDLQLQLYGSSDENTLSQSEFAGSDRTSAITPLPKITHVTSNASTDTIASTSTVDKVQDAAETNPSTATATSTEKATVPAVKPTISVKPLSSLAAKPNVESSEKAVPETTESSASKEGDKNSPLQFNVNPDGRLECKVCSRPFRNSYTLRRHMNLHTEENLYTCEYCNKKFNDRSNWKIHLRAHTGDNLLRCAVCFKTFISPSTLKYHLRAHRKLKAYECKFCLEATSSYQALSDHISAKHGDVRLEDYAKHIEETFAAGDFLKIEMEADETTLSAALAAGLQADSDESASEMAPRPPPLIAAPASAMLGATAVGLSGEIKIKEEVPDLDDIAIKQEPVDEETLGTLVGNHDGTQVLTQHLSTLVPPTEEEAPPVILFRCDYCMKIFKYLYELRVHMKIHNEPKTVTIPVESASQPPPPKKARHPSIDVDIGELANAPLPEHDCPKCDKAFRTEELLRVHIETHKTDKDVTKARSCKVCFKAFKCELNLVSHMKKHHEYETFVREQQLQEEGGQQPAATAEEKPQSPDSSSNDAGNQSQSESVDTATTAEGGTSTASGERKCEICAVSFDCAYKLEQHVMTHFKNNEAVAFLPSADRPYKCTECHKRFKRKDYLLIHIRTHTGERRHKCDMCSSAFVHPSNLITHRKLHSNERPFKCDLCPAAFKLYAGLKIHRKRCVLKYLQENSVTVT encoded by the exons GTCATGCTGAAAGATAGCTATCCGGTTGCAATATGTGCAATATGCGACACTAAATTAAAAGAGTACAGCAGATTCCGCGACAGATGCATCGAGAATGACGAATTACTACACAACATTCTCGACGAGGGTGACAAGGACGAGGAGGAGAGTAATGACGAAGTGAAGGTGATTAGTCCGGAACAACtcatttcaacggaaatccgcCCGTTGGAGTTTCAGGAATCGAGTGAAATCAGAGATCTCCAGTTACAATTGTACGGTTCGTCCGATGAGAATACGCTCAGCCAGAGTGAATTTGCCGGTTCGGATAGGACGAGTGCAATAACTCCGCTGCCGAAAATCACCCACGTAACCTCGAATGCATCAACTGATACCATCGCAAGTACCAGCACTGTCGACAAAGTACAAGATGCAGCTGAAACGAACCCTTCAACTGCGACGGCAACGTCGACAGAAAAAGCAACTGTACCTGCCGTCAAACCAACTATAAGCGTAAAACCGTTGTCCAGTCTGGCTGCCAAACCTAATGTAGAATCTTCTGAGAAAGCTGTTCCAGAAACAACGGAATCCTCTGCATCCAAGGAAGGCGACAAAAACTCCCCGCTTCAGTTTAACGTGAACCCGGACGGACGCTTGGAGTGCAAAGTCTGTTCAAGACCTTTCCGCAATTCGTACACCCTTCGCCGTCACATGAATTTGCACACTGAAGAGAATCTTTACACTTGTGAATACTGCAATAAAAAGTTCAACGATCGATCCAATTGGAAGATTCATCTGCGGGCTCACACGGGCGATAATCTGCTCCGATGTGCTGTTTGTTTCAAAACTTTTATCTCTCCATCAACTCTAAAGTATCACTTGCGAGCACACCGAAAGCTGAAAGCCTATGAGTGCAAGTTCTGTTTAGAGGCAACCAGTAGTTACCAAGCCTTATCGGATCACATTTCGGCGAAACATGGCGACGTACGGTTGGAAGACTATGCTAAGCACATCGAGGAAACGTTCGCGGCCggagattttctcaaaatcgaGATGGAAGCGGACGAAACTACACTGTCAGCGGCGCTCGCGGCTGGTTTGCAGGCTGATAGTGATGAATCTGCTTCCGAAATGGCACCACGTCCTCCGCCATTAATCGCAGCACCGGCATCGGCGATGCTGGGTGCTACTGCCGTCGGTCTCAGCGGCGAGATTAAAATCAAGGAAGAGGTACCCGATTTGGACGATATAGCAATCAAACAGGAACCGGTTGACGAAGAAACTCTGGGTACGTTGGTTGGCAATCATGACGGTACACAGGTGCTAACGCAACACCTGTCAACCTTGGTTCCACCGACCGAAGAG gaagctcctccagtgATTCTGTTCCGGTGTGACTATTGCATGAAGATCTTCAAGTATCTGTATGAATTGCGGGTGCACATGAAAATACACAACGAGCCGAAAACGGTGACGATCCCAGTGGAATCGGCCTCGCAACCGCCTCCACCGAAAAAAGCGCGCCATCCGTCGATTGACGTGGACATCGGTGAGCTTGCGAACGCACCACTACCGGAACATGACTGTCCCAAATGTGACAAAGCGTTCCGAACCGAAGAGCTGCTCAGGGTCCACATTGAAACTCACAAAACGGACAAAGATGTCACAAAAGCTCGAAGCTGTAAGGTTTGTTTCAAGGCGTTCAAGTGTGAACTGAATCTGGTTTCGCACATGAAGAAACATCACGAGTATGAAACATTTGTCAGGGAACAGCAACTGCAAGAAGAGGGCGGACAACAGCCTGCGGCTACTGCCGAGGAAAAACCTCAGTCCCCGGACAGTAGCAGCAACGATGCCGGCAATCAATCGCAGAGTGAATCTGTAGACACAGCCACGACGGCTGAAGGTGGAACCTCAACAGCGTCAGGGGAGCGCAAGTGTGAGATCTGCGCCGTGAGTTTCGACTGTGCCTACAAGCTGGAGCAGCACGTGATGACCCACTTCAAAAACAATGAAGCTGTTGCGTTTTTGCCATCGGCCGATCGGCCCTACAAGTGTACCGAGTGCCATAAGCGGTTCAAGCGGAAGGACTATCTGCTGATCCACATCCGGACGCACACCGGCGAGCGGCGACACAAGTGTGACATGTGCTCCAGCGCATTTGTGCACCCCTCGAATCTAATCACCCATCGTAAGTTGCACTCCAACGAGCGGCCGTTCAAGTGCGATCTTTGTCCGGCGGCATTCAAATTGTATGCCGGGCTAAAGATCCACCGGAAACGGTGTGTGCTCAAATACCTACAGGAAAATAGCGTCACGGTAACGTAG
- the LOC134226001 gene encoding zinc finger protein 791-like isoform X4 has product MECSRLSNSKKICRLCLGKDVRLTRPFENEGGPDDDLLQRIYECTTVKVMLKDSYPVAICAICDTKLKEYSRFRDRCIENDELLHNILDEGDKDEEESNDEVKVISPEQLISTEIRPLEFQESSEIRDLQLQLYGSSDENTLSQSEFAGSDRTSAITPLPKITHVTSNASTDTIASTSTVDKVQDAAETNPSTATATSTEKATVPAVKPTISVKPLSSLAAKPNVESSEKAVPETTESSASKEGDKNSPLQFNVNPDGRLECKVCSRPFRNSYTLRRHMNLHTEENLYTCEYCNKKFNDRSNWKIHLRAHTGDNLLRCAVCFKTFISPSTLKYHLRAHRKLKAYECKFCLEATSSYQALSDHISAKHGDVRLEDYAKHIEETFAAGDFLKIEMEADETTLSAALAAGLQADSDESASEMAPRPPPLIAAPASAMLGATAVGLSGEIKIKEEVPDLDDIAIKQEPVDEETLGTLVGNHDGTQVLTQHLSTLVPPTEEEAPPVILFRCDYCMKIFKYLYELRVHMKIHNEPKTVTIPVESASQPPPPKKARHPSIDVDIGELANAPLPEHDCPKCDKAFRTEELLRVHIETHKTDKDVTKARSCKVCFKAFKCELNLVSHMKKHHEYETFVREQQLQEEGGQQPAATAEEKPQSPDSSSNDAGNQSQSESVDTATTAEGGTSTASGERKCEICAVSFDCAYKLEQHVMTHFKNNEAVAFLPSADRPYKCTECHKRFKRKDYLLIHIRTHTGERRHKCDMCSSAFVHPSNLITHRKLHSNERPFKCDLCPAAFKLYAGLKIHRKRCVLKYLQENSVTVT; this is encoded by the exons GTCATGCTGAAAGATAGCTATCCGGTTGCAATATGTGCAATATGCGACACTAAATTAAAAGAGTACAGCAGATTCCGCGACAGATGCATCGAGAATGACGAATTACTACACAACATTCTCGACGAGGGTGACAAGGACGAGGAGGAGAGTAATGACGAAGTGAAGGTGATTAGTCCGGAACAACtcatttcaacggaaatccgcCCGTTGGAGTTTCAGGAATCGAGTGAAATCAGAGATCTCCAGTTACAATTGTACGGTTCGTCCGATGAGAATACGCTCAGCCAGAGTGAATTTGCCGGTTCGGATAGGACGAGTGCAATAACTCCGCTGCCGAAAATCACCCACGTAACCTCGAATGCATCAACTGATACCATCGCAAGTACCAGCACTGTCGACAAAGTACAAGATGCAGCTGAAACGAACCCTTCAACTGCGACGGCAACGTCGACAGAAAAAGCAACTGTACCTGCCGTCAAACCAACTATAAGCGTAAAACCGTTGTCCAGTCTGGCTGCCAAACCTAATGTAGAATCTTCTGAGAAAGCTGTTCCAGAAACAACGGAATCCTCTGCATCCAAGGAAGGCGACAAAAACTCCCCGCTTCAGTTTAACGTGAACCCGGACGGACGCTTGGAGTGCAAAGTCTGTTCAAGACCTTTCCGCAATTCGTACACCCTTCGCCGTCACATGAATTTGCACACTGAAGAGAATCTTTACACTTGTGAATACTGCAATAAAAAGTTCAACGATCGATCCAATTGGAAGATTCATCTGCGGGCTCACACGGGCGATAATCTGCTCCGATGTGCTGTTTGTTTCAAAACTTTTATCTCTCCATCAACTCTAAAGTATCACTTGCGAGCACACCGAAAGCTGAAAGCCTATGAGTGCAAGTTCTGTTTAGAGGCAACCAGTAGTTACCAAGCCTTATCGGATCACATTTCGGCGAAACATGGCGACGTACGGTTGGAAGACTATGCTAAGCACATCGAGGAAACGTTCGCGGCCggagattttctcaaaatcgaGATGGAAGCGGACGAAACTACACTGTCAGCGGCGCTCGCGGCTGGTTTGCAGGCTGATAGTGATGAATCTGCTTCCGAAATGGCACCACGTCCTCCGCCATTAATCGCAGCACCGGCATCGGCGATGCTGGGTGCTACTGCCGTCGGTCTCAGCGGCGAGATTAAAATCAAGGAAGAGGTACCCGATTTGGACGATATAGCAATCAAACAGGAACCGGTTGACGAAGAAACTCTGGGTACGTTGGTTGGCAATCATGACGGTACACAGGTGCTAACGCAACACCTGTCAACCTTGGTTCCACCGACCGAAGAG gaagctcctccagtgATTCTGTTCCGGTGTGACTATTGCATGAAGATCTTCAAGTATCTGTATGAATTGCGGGTGCACATGAAAATACACAACGAGCCGAAAACGGTGACGATCCCAGTGGAATCGGCCTCGCAACCGCCTCCACCGAAAAAAGCGCGCCATCCGTCGATTGACGTGGACATCGGTGAGCTTGCGAACGCACCACTACCGGAACATGACTGTCCCAAATGTGACAAAGCGTTCCGAACCGAAGAGCTGCTCAGGGTCCACATTGAAACTCACAAAACGGACAAAGATGTCACAAAAGCTCGAAGCTGTAAGGTTTGTTTCAAGGCGTTCAAGTGTGAACTGAATCTGGTTTCGCACATGAAGAAACATCACGAGTATGAAACATTTGTCAGGGAACAGCAACTGCAAGAAGAGGGCGGACAACAGCCTGCGGCTACTGCCGAGGAAAAACCTCAGTCCCCGGACAGTAGCAGCAACGATGCCGGCAATCAATCGCAGAGTGAATCTGTAGACACAGCCACGACGGCTGAAGGTGGAACCTCAACAGCGTCAGGGGAGCGCAAGTGTGAGATCTGCGCCGTGAGTTTCGACTGTGCCTACAAGCTGGAGCAGCACGTGATGACCCACTTCAAAAACAATGAAGCTGTTGCGTTTTTGCCATCGGCCGATCGGCCCTACAAGTGTACCGAGTGCCATAAGCGGTTCAAGCGGAAGGACTATCTGCTGATCCACATCCGGACGCACACCGGCGAGCGGCGACACAAGTGTGACATGTGCTCCAGCGCATTTGTGCACCCCTCGAATCTAATCACCCATCGTAAGTTGCACTCCAACGAGCGGCCGTTCAAGTGCGATCTTTGTCCGGCGGCATTCAAATTGTATGCCGGGCTAAAGATCCACCGGAAACGGTGTGTGCTCAAATACCTACAGGAAAATAGCGTCACGGTAACGTAG
- the LOC134226001 gene encoding zinc finger protein 791-like isoform X5, whose protein sequence is MINSKKICRLCLGKDVRLTRPFENEGGPDDDLLQRIYECTTVKVMLKDSYPVAICAICDTKLKEYSRFRDRCIENDELLHNILDEGDKDEEESNDEVKVISPEQLISTEIRPLEFQESSEIRDLQLQLYGSSDENTLSQSEFAGSDRTSAITPLPKITHVTSNASTDTIASTSTVDKVQDAAETNPSTATATSTEKATVPAVKPTISVKPLSSLAAKPNVESSEKAVPETTESSASKEGDKNSPLQFNVNPDGRLECKVCSRPFRNSYTLRRHMNLHTEENLYTCEYCNKKFNDRSNWKIHLRAHTGDNLLRCAVCFKTFISPSTLKYHLRAHRKLKAYECKFCLEATSSYQALSDHISAKHGDVRLEDYAKHIEETFAAGDFLKIEMEADETTLSAALAAGLQADSDESASEMAPRPPPLIAAPASAMLGATAVGLSGEIKIKEEVPDLDDIAIKQEPVDEETLGTLVGNHDGTQVLTQHLSTLVPPTEEEAPPVILFRCDYCMKIFKYLYELRVHMKIHNEPKTVTIPVESASQPPPPKKARHPSIDVDIGELANAPLPEHDCPKCDKAFRTEELLRVHIETHKTDKDVTKARSCKVCFKAFKCELNLVSHMKKHHEYETFVREQQLQEEGGQQPAATAEEKPQSPDSSSNDAGNQSQSESVDTATTAEGGTSTASGERKCEICAVSFDCAYKLEQHVMTHFKNNEAVAFLPSADRPYKCTECHKRFKRKDYLLIHIRTHTGERRHKCDMCSSAFVHPSNLITHRKLHSNERPFKCDLCPAAFKLYAGLKIHRKRCVLKYLQENSVTVT, encoded by the exons GTCATGCTGAAAGATAGCTATCCGGTTGCAATATGTGCAATATGCGACACTAAATTAAAAGAGTACAGCAGATTCCGCGACAGATGCATCGAGAATGACGAATTACTACACAACATTCTCGACGAGGGTGACAAGGACGAGGAGGAGAGTAATGACGAAGTGAAGGTGATTAGTCCGGAACAACtcatttcaacggaaatccgcCCGTTGGAGTTTCAGGAATCGAGTGAAATCAGAGATCTCCAGTTACAATTGTACGGTTCGTCCGATGAGAATACGCTCAGCCAGAGTGAATTTGCCGGTTCGGATAGGACGAGTGCAATAACTCCGCTGCCGAAAATCACCCACGTAACCTCGAATGCATCAACTGATACCATCGCAAGTACCAGCACTGTCGACAAAGTACAAGATGCAGCTGAAACGAACCCTTCAACTGCGACGGCAACGTCGACAGAAAAAGCAACTGTACCTGCCGTCAAACCAACTATAAGCGTAAAACCGTTGTCCAGTCTGGCTGCCAAACCTAATGTAGAATCTTCTGAGAAAGCTGTTCCAGAAACAACGGAATCCTCTGCATCCAAGGAAGGCGACAAAAACTCCCCGCTTCAGTTTAACGTGAACCCGGACGGACGCTTGGAGTGCAAAGTCTGTTCAAGACCTTTCCGCAATTCGTACACCCTTCGCCGTCACATGAATTTGCACACTGAAGAGAATCTTTACACTTGTGAATACTGCAATAAAAAGTTCAACGATCGATCCAATTGGAAGATTCATCTGCGGGCTCACACGGGCGATAATCTGCTCCGATGTGCTGTTTGTTTCAAAACTTTTATCTCTCCATCAACTCTAAAGTATCACTTGCGAGCACACCGAAAGCTGAAAGCCTATGAGTGCAAGTTCTGTTTAGAGGCAACCAGTAGTTACCAAGCCTTATCGGATCACATTTCGGCGAAACATGGCGACGTACGGTTGGAAGACTATGCTAAGCACATCGAGGAAACGTTCGCGGCCggagattttctcaaaatcgaGATGGAAGCGGACGAAACTACACTGTCAGCGGCGCTCGCGGCTGGTTTGCAGGCTGATAGTGATGAATCTGCTTCCGAAATGGCACCACGTCCTCCGCCATTAATCGCAGCACCGGCATCGGCGATGCTGGGTGCTACTGCCGTCGGTCTCAGCGGCGAGATTAAAATCAAGGAAGAGGTACCCGATTTGGACGATATAGCAATCAAACAGGAACCGGTTGACGAAGAAACTCTGGGTACGTTGGTTGGCAATCATGACGGTACACAGGTGCTAACGCAACACCTGTCAACCTTGGTTCCACCGACCGAAGAG gaagctcctccagtgATTCTGTTCCGGTGTGACTATTGCATGAAGATCTTCAAGTATCTGTATGAATTGCGGGTGCACATGAAAATACACAACGAGCCGAAAACGGTGACGATCCCAGTGGAATCGGCCTCGCAACCGCCTCCACCGAAAAAAGCGCGCCATCCGTCGATTGACGTGGACATCGGTGAGCTTGCGAACGCACCACTACCGGAACATGACTGTCCCAAATGTGACAAAGCGTTCCGAACCGAAGAGCTGCTCAGGGTCCACATTGAAACTCACAAAACGGACAAAGATGTCACAAAAGCTCGAAGCTGTAAGGTTTGTTTCAAGGCGTTCAAGTGTGAACTGAATCTGGTTTCGCACATGAAGAAACATCACGAGTATGAAACATTTGTCAGGGAACAGCAACTGCAAGAAGAGGGCGGACAACAGCCTGCGGCTACTGCCGAGGAAAAACCTCAGTCCCCGGACAGTAGCAGCAACGATGCCGGCAATCAATCGCAGAGTGAATCTGTAGACACAGCCACGACGGCTGAAGGTGGAACCTCAACAGCGTCAGGGGAGCGCAAGTGTGAGATCTGCGCCGTGAGTTTCGACTGTGCCTACAAGCTGGAGCAGCACGTGATGACCCACTTCAAAAACAATGAAGCTGTTGCGTTTTTGCCATCGGCCGATCGGCCCTACAAGTGTACCGAGTGCCATAAGCGGTTCAAGCGGAAGGACTATCTGCTGATCCACATCCGGACGCACACCGGCGAGCGGCGACACAAGTGTGACATGTGCTCCAGCGCATTTGTGCACCCCTCGAATCTAATCACCCATCGTAAGTTGCACTCCAACGAGCGGCCGTTCAAGTGCGATCTTTGTCCGGCGGCATTCAAATTGTATGCCGGGCTAAAGATCCACCGGAAACGGTGTGTGCTCAAATACCTACAGGAAAATAGCGTCACGGTAACGTAG